A region from the Arachis ipaensis cultivar K30076 chromosome B01, Araip1.1, whole genome shotgun sequence genome encodes:
- the LOC110262440 gene encoding uncharacterized protein LOC110262440 — MVWIWCGLFQLKGSTFESSDNKVPLEIKKPSQQQSNAGNVNKSSVPNTILRKPPQRWTSEGEDMSLLGKPEPPLAKDEDTNQESFTRADNENDLKMSAEDSSGEAGANIHLNIESSKELEQHYEFQQELSDSSQLSNLSSVDKVELSVQATQQGKPQRECFYEYRRLKNNDELGNPFDVSNFQEGEDANWTTAEDLIRNGDRVDVEILSCSSKGFIASFGSLVGFLPYHNLVSKWKFLAFESWLRKKGLDPSMYKQSLDTITSYDAENKNVSPNSPLYQENDTNVEEKLSPDMKMEDLLRIYD, encoded by the exons ATGGTTTGGATTTGGTGCGGCCTGTTCCAGCTAAAGGGGTCAACCTTCGAATCCAGTGATAACAAAGTTCCATTGGAGATTAAGAAACCGAGCCAACAGCAGAGTAATGCAGGGAATGTCAATAAAAGTAGTGTACCTAATACTATTCTGAGAAAGCCACCGCAGA GATGGACAAGTGAAGGAGAAGATATGTCACTTTTGGGGAAACCTGAACCACCACTTGCCAAGGATGAAGATACAAACCAAGAATCTTTTACTCGTGCGGACAACGAAAATGATTTGAAGATGAGTGCAGAAGATTCAAGTGGTGAAGCTG GTGCTAATATTCATTTGAATATAGAGTCAAGTAAA GAATTGGAGCAGCATTATGAGTTCCAACAGGAGCTGTCTGATTCAAGTCAACTATCAAATTTAAGTTCAGTTGATAAAGTGGAATTGTCTGTGCAAGCTACACAACAGGGAAAGCCGCAAAG AGAATGCTTTTATGAATACCGGAGGTTAAAAAACAATGATGAACTAGGGAATCCTTTTGATGTTTCAAATTTTCAG GAGGGTGAAGATGCTAATTGGACCACGGCAGAAGATTTGATTAGGAATGGAGATAGGGTAGATGTGGAAATATTAAGCTGTAGTAGCAAAGGCTTCATT GCATCTTTTGGTTCTTTGGTAGGATTCCTGCCGTACCATAATCTTGTTTCCAAGTGGAAGTTCTTAGCTTTTGAGTCATGGTTAAGAAAGAAGGGATTGGATCCATCCATGTACAAGCAGAGCTTAGACACTATTACAAGCTATGATGCTGAAAATAAAAATGTTTCTCCCAATTCTCCTCTGTATCAGGAGAATGATACTAATGTTGAAGAGAAACTTTCTCCAGATATGAAAATGGAAGATCTGTTAAGGATTTATGACTAA